The Aeoliella mucimassa genome includes the window TCCCGCGACATCTTCGCGTACACCCGTGGGCCGCTCATGGTCAGTGCGCTCACGCTAGTGATCAAGGCGACGCAAATAAGCACCCGGCACCACCATTCGGCGTTGTCGCCCCCCAAGTGTTGGAACGCCACCGCGGCAATGTCTTTCTTCCATTCCAGCTCGCTCACCGACGCGGAATAGACAAACACAAAGTTCAGCAGCAGGTAGAGCACCATCACGATCAAGGTACCGGTTAACAGTGCGCGGGGAATGGTGCGCTGGGGTTCGCGGATTTCTTCGGCCACGTAGATGGCTGCGTTAAAGCCTGAGTAACCGAGGTAAACCCACACGAGCTGTTCGCCAAAGGTGTAGAGGTCGAGGGGAGGCGCTTCCACTACCGCCGGAGCGACCGAGCGGCCGGCGATCCACCAGCACCCGCAACCCACCAACACGACCAAACCAGTGATTTTGCCGACGACAATCAAGTTCTGCGCCCAGGCGCCTTCTTCGACTCCCTTCGCATGCAGAACAGCCCCCAGCAGGATGATGCCGATCGCCAGGTAGCCTGGAGGGAGTTCGCTGCCGAAGAGCGGAGCCGCGTATTTTTCGAAGCTGGTCGCCGCGACCGCTAGCGCGCCGGCAAAGCCAGCGATCAGCGAAACCCAACCTGCCAGAAAACCAACCAACGGATGCACCCGCCGGGCGAGGTAGACGTACTCGCCGCCCGATTCGCGAATCGCCTGGGCGAGAGCTCCGTAGCTGATCGCCCCGGCTACAGCAATCACCCCACCAATGGCCCAAGCGGTGAGCACCCAGCCAGGTGATTGCAGGGCACCCAAGGCAAAGCCAGCGCTGGTGAACACACCGGCTCCGATCATACTCGCAATCACCAGCGCCGTGGCCGACAGCAAGCCGAGGGAAGAGTCGCTACCTGGAGGTGAATTTTTCATGGTTGTTAGAGGCCTTGTTGACTAACTCCACTCGAACTGTGGAAGCCCGAGTTGGGTGAATTGATTGATGATTTTACAGCGCAAGCGGGCTTCCGTTTGTTGGTTTTCGAATACTCGGTTTTTGAGATGGCTCCCAAAGCTTTGTTTCACTCGGTACATGGTCGTTTCCGCCAAGCTTCTACGATGATAGCCCACTTCCTCTTTCCAACTCCTACGCCCCTTGCGTCGAATCTGACGAATTGCCTCGTCCCGGGGCAAAGGCTCCTCCGCAGAGTTGCCATGTTGTTTGATCTTGGCGTTGTGCTGCGGCGGAATCACCGGCTCAATGCCTTCGGATTCCAGCCCTTCATAAACCTTCCACTTGTCGTAACTACCGTCGCCGTGAAACTTTTTTACGGGCTGCTCCACCTGCTCCAGCATTTCGGGAACCGCATCGGCATCGTGGCAACTGTTCTCGGTCAAAATCTCCGCCACAATCTCGCGGGTGTCAGGATTCACCGACAAATGCAGCTTCCGCCATGTCCGCCGCTTCGACTTGCCATGCGTCCGCATCTTCCATTCGCCCTCGCCAAACACTTTCATGCCGGTGCTATCCACCACGATATCGATGTCGCCCCTCTTGTTAGCGATATCGAGCGAAACATTCAGCTTGCTGGCTCGCTTGGCGAGCGAAGAATAATTGGGAATCGCTGCCTCGACGCCCAACATCGCCACCAGCGAGCGGCCGAATCCCTCAGTCTGCCGATAGGGAAGTTTCAGCAGTTCGCGAATCGTCAGCAAGCACTCGATCGCCGTATCGCTGAAGACAAAAGGGCGACCGACTTTTGTCTGGTCGTTAGGATGTTCCCAGTTCTCCAACGCCTCGTCGCTAAACCAAATAGTGATGTTTCCACGCTCGATGAGCGACTTGTTATACTCCTTCCAGTTCGTGACTTTGTAGGTTCGTTTTTCTTTCGTAGCCATGTTCGATCTCCGTAAAAAAGGTACGTGGTTCCATTCCACGTTAGTTTTTACGGAGGTTTGTGACTAATTGTTCAACAAGGCCGTTGTTAGAACAAAAAAGCCCCGAGCGCAAGGCTCGGGGCTTAGCAGTTATGTTTGCGTCGACGGCAGCTCGTAAAGAGCCGACACCTGGAGGTAATCAATCATCTTCGTAGTCGTAATCGGCGTCGTCTTCGTCGTCCGATTCGTATTCGTCGACGTATTCGTAGTCTTCTTCATCGTCTTCGAAGTCGTCGGCATCTTCGTCTTCGTACTCTTCGACTTCGCTGAATTCGCCGTCTTCGTCTTCGTATTCTTCTTCGGCGTCCTCAACCGACTCTACGGCGTCCTCTTCTTCGTCGTCATCCTCGTCTTCGACTTCTTCCCACTGCTCGTCTTCGTACTCTTCCTCGTACTCTTCTTCATCGAGCGGGGCCGATTCTTCCAGCAGTTCATCATCGCTGGCGTCCTCGTACTCTTCGTATTCTTCTTCGTAGTCGTCGGTGTACTCGTCGTCGTCTTCGTATTCGTCCGAGTAGCCATCCTCGTAGTCGTCCTCCAGTTCATTCCACAAGCCGCGCGCACCGCGCGAGGCATCGGCCTTGCTGAGTTCATCAGCATCGCCGTACTGTTGGAGGTCGTTACGATCTAGTTGGGTGACGAGTTTCACGGGGGCTGTCTCCCTGGCTTGGTAGGTCATGCGGCTCGCGGAACCACATTCTGTAAACGATTATGTTCGGGTGCAACCTGAGGGTCAGGTTGATTTTGTGCTTCGATTGGGGGCAGGTCTTTCAAACTCTTGAGTCCAAACAACTGCAGAAACCGCTTGGTGGTGCCGTACTCAAGTGGCCTGCCCAATTCTTCTGAACGTCCGACAATACGCAAAAGGTCTCTTTCAATCAACTGCCGGAGCAGTTCGCCACAGGCGACGCCCCGGATGGCCTCGACTTCGGCTCTTAAAACCGGCTGTCGATAAGCCACTACGGTGAGGGTATCGAGGGCCGGCGGCGAGAGCTTTAGTTCCGAGGGGGGTGAGTCGCAGAACTCGCCTATTTTCCCTATCCAAGGGGCAAATTGCGCCTGCGTAAGTAACCTTAGCCCACCCGCGATGTTCTCGATGCGAAAAGCTCGCCCACGCCGTGCGTACCGCTGTGCGAGTTGGCTCACTAGGGTTCGGGCTTCCGTGGCATCGGTCAAGTTGGCGAGCTGGGCAATTCGCTGCAAACTCATCGCCTCACGGGCCAAGAATAGCACGCTTTCGACCCTCGCAAGCCGCTGTGTCGCATCGGTAGCCGACTCCGACGACTGCGCATCCGACGGCGAACCCCACCACAGGGGCCGCGCGGCCGAGAACTCCCGGCTACCTAACGGACGCGACTGGCAAGCCGCGTGTGCGATTTGTCTGGCTAACGAATGCATAGAGGGTTCGTAACTTACAGAAAAAAGTTACCGGAGCACTTGCTCCGACGCGTGAGCCAATCGCCATTGCGATACTTGGTTGAGCACCTGCTGGGCAGCGTCGGCCGGGTCTTCGGAAATGGCCTCGAAATGCACCGAAGTTCCCAGCCCCGAGATCCAAGGCAACGAGCAGCGGAAGCGGAAAAAGTCGCCTGAATCGCCCCAAGTGTTCAGCGAGCAGTCGCTGACGCCCATCGACTCGAGTTGACGCACCACCGATGCCACGGGCGAAGGGGCAGGCTCGGGCGTTTCGATCGGCGATGGCAGTTGATCCTCCCAATCAACATGCTTCACCACTCCGCCGGGCTGATCCATGGGAAACGGCTGCAGTTTGTCGCCGCGGTCGAAGTCGCTCTGGTCGATGCCCATCGGCTCGGTTTCTGCGGTTTCCAAGGTCTCAGCG containing:
- a CDS encoding APC family permease; translated protein: MKNSPPGSDSSLGLLSATALVIASMIGAGVFTSAGFALGALQSPGWVLTAWAIGGVIAVAGAISYGALAQAIRESGGEYVYLARRVHPLVGFLAGWVSLIAGFAGALAVAATSFEKYAAPLFGSELPPGYLAIGIILLGAVLHAKGVEEGAWAQNLIVVGKITGLVVLVGCGCWWIAGRSVAPAVVEAPPLDLYTFGEQLVWVYLGYSGFNAAIYVAEEIREPQRTIPRALLTGTLIVMVLYLLLNFVFVYSASVSELEWKKDIAAVAFQHLGGDNAEWWCRVLICVALITSVSALTMSGPRVYAKMSRDGLFPLPIPKTGNPPRLAIVVQALIASVLAVNATLKDQFTFVGFLLMICAAIAVGTLFYVRDEDSTTHPKWWQLLAAGVFVAAAGVLFVLTVIRNPTYSAMAAAITLAVGALFYYILNSWFAPVRETPRDK
- a CDS encoding IS5 family transposase, which codes for MATKEKRTYKVTNWKEYNKSLIERGNITIWFSDEALENWEHPNDQTKVGRPFVFSDTAIECLLTIRELLKLPYRQTEGFGRSLVAMLGVEAAIPNYSSLAKRASKLNVSLDIANKRGDIDIVVDSTGMKVFGEGEWKMRTHGKSKRRTWRKLHLSVNPDTREIVAEILTENSCHDADAVPEMLEQVEQPVKKFHGDGSYDKWKVYEGLESEGIEPVIPPQHNAKIKQHGNSAEEPLPRDEAIRQIRRKGRRSWKEEVGYHRRSLAETTMYRVKQSFGSHLKNRVFENQQTEARLRCKIINQFTQLGLPQFEWS
- the scpB gene encoding SMC-Scp complex subunit ScpB, giving the protein MHSLARQIAHAACQSRPLGSREFSAARPLWWGSPSDAQSSESATDATQRLARVESVLFLAREAMSLQRIAQLANLTDATEARTLVSQLAQRYARRGRAFRIENIAGGLRLLTQAQFAPWIGKIGEFCDSPPSELKLSPPALDTLTVVAYRQPVLRAEVEAIRGVACGELLRQLIERDLLRIVGRSEELGRPLEYGTTKRFLQLFGLKSLKDLPPIEAQNQPDPQVAPEHNRLQNVVPRAA